GCGGTTCAGCTGATGCCGTACTCTTTCAGCTTTTCCCGCAGCGTGGAGCGCGAGATGCCGAGCACTTTGGCGGTCTTGGATTTGTTGTGGTTGTTCTTTTCCAGCACCTGCAGAATATGTTGCTTTTCCACTTCGGACAGGGTCACCGACGCATCATCCCATCGCACCGGCTGCGGGGCTTTGGCCGGCTCTGCCGCCGGACCGGCAGCCGCGGCGGCGGCGGACTGGTCGATGGGCTCGAGGTGCAGCAGTTCTGCGGTGATCTCGTCCTTTTTGCACAGGATCACGGCGCGTTCAAGCACATTCTTGAGCTCGCGCACATTGCCGGGCCAGGGATAGCGCAGCATCAGATCCGACGCTTCCAGAGAGATGCCGCGGATGCTTTTGTTGAACTCGCGGTTGTTCTGCTCGATGAACATCTTGGCGATGGGTAGAATATCCTCCGTGTGTTCGCGGAGCGCGGGCACGCGGATGACCATCACTTTCAGGCGGTAGAGCAGATCCTCGCGGAAGAGCCCCTCGCGGACGCAGGCCTCGAGGTTCTGGTTGGTGGCGGCGATGATGCGCACATCGACGGTGATGTCGGTGGTGCCGCCGATGCGGCGGAAGGAGCTGGTCTCGAGCACGCGCAGCAGTTTGGGCTGCAGCGACATCTTCATACTGGCGATCTCGTCGAGGAACAGCGTGCCGCCGTGCGCCAGCTCGAACAGGCCGCGTTTGGTGGTCTTGGCGTCGGTGAACGCGCCTTTTTCATGGCCGAACAGTTCGCTCTCGAGCAGGTTCTCCGGAATGGCGGAGCAGTTAATCTTGATGATGGTCTTGTCCGCCCGGCTGCTGGAGGCGTGAATGGCGTTGGCCACCAGCTCCTTGCCGGTGCCGCTCTCGCCCTCGATCAGCACCGAGGTGCGCGGCGTTTCGGCGATGATCTTGATCAGGTTCTGCACCTCCTGAATCGCCGGGCTGTCGCCGTACAGGCCGCTGTCGGGAAACCGTTTGCGCTGCTGTTCCTTGAGGCGGGCCACCTCCAGTTTCAACCGGTGCGTCTCCAGCGCTTTGGCGACCACCAGTTTCAGTTCGTCCAACTCGAACGGCTTGAGCAGATAATCATAGGCGCCGGATTTCAGAGCTTCCACCGCCGGCCGAGCGTCGGTCAGCGCGGTGATCATAATCACCAGCAGGTCCGAGGCCTGTTCACGAATTTTGGCCAGCACCTCCAGACCGCTGATGCGCGGCAGTTTGATATCCAGGAGCACCAGATCGGTCAATCCCTTTTCCAGATGGCTGAGCGCCTCTTCGCCGGAATAGGCGGTGCGGACGCTGTGGCCCTCTTTCTTCATCACCTCGGCTATGGTCTGACACAGGTCCTCATTGTCTTCCACAACCAGAATATTAGCCTTCATTCGCTGACTTCCTCAGTAGGTAAAAGAAATTTGAACGCTGTGCCGCGATCCGGGATGCTGGAGACCGTGATTTCGCCGCCGTGGGCGGTGATGATGCGATAGACGATGGCCAGGCCCAATCCGGTGCCCTGTGATTTAGTGGTGAAAAATGGATCAAAGATGTTTTCCAGGTCCTCTGGTTTGATGCCTTGACCCGAGTCTTGCACGATCACCTCAACGTAGGGCGGTTTTTCCGTTTTGCCGGGCTGTTCCGGATGGATGTGGGCGTAGCCCTTGCCGCCGGCCTTGAACGGCCCGGCGGAGATAAGCAGTTTGCCGCCGTCGTCCGTGGCGTCCACTGCGTTGAAAATCAGGTTCAGGATCACCTGCTGGATCTGGTGAAAATCCACATAGACCGGCGGCGTGTTCGGATCAAAGGCGGTGCTCCACCAGATCTTTTTCTCCTGCAGCTTTTTGTCCACCAGGTTGAGCACCTCGTTGACGATGTCCTGCACCCGGTGCAGCTTGCGCATCGGCGGCCGCGGCCGCGCATAATCAAAAAACGCTTTGAGCAGTTCGTCCAGCCGGTTGACCTGGCGCACAATGCGATCCAAGTAGACCTTGCGGTCGTCGCCGTCGACAAACTCTTCCTGCAGGGACTGGGCCATGGCCTTGATGCCGGCCAGGGGATTCTTGATTTCGTGCGCCATGCCTGAGGCGAGCACGCCCAGGGAGGCGAGCCGGTCCATGCGAATGACCTCGGCCTGCATGCGTTTGATCTGCGAGATATCCTTGAAAGAGATGATGGTGCCGACGCGACTGCCCTGGTC
This DNA window, taken from bacterium, encodes the following:
- a CDS encoding sigma-54-dependent Fis family transcriptional regulator encodes the protein MKANILVVEDNEDLCQTIAEVMKKEGHSVRTAYSGEEALSHLEKGLTDLVLLDIKLPRISGLEVLAKIREQASDLLVIMITALTDARPAVEALKSGAYDYLLKPFELDELKLVVAKALETHRLKLEVARLKEQQRKRFPDSGLYGDSPAIQEVQNLIKIIAETPRTSVLIEGESGTGKELVANAIHASSSRADKTIIKINCSAIPENLLESELFGHEKGAFTDAKTTKRGLFELAHGGTLFLDEIASMKMSLQPKLLRVLETSSFRRIGGTTDITVDVRIIAATNQNLEACVREGLFREDLLYRLKVMVIRVPALREHTEDILPIAKMFIEQNNREFNKSIRGISLEASDLMLRYPWPGNVRELKNVLERAVILCKKDEITAELLHLEPIDQSAAAAAAGPAAEPAKAPQPVRWDDASVTLSEVEKQHILQVLEKNNHNKSKTAKVLGISRSTLREKLKEYGIS